CAAAACAAGTCAAAAGCAGGCAGACTCTGGCAGGGATGAACCTTGgttgtaactttttttttcttttctttgtctcttcAGTCATCCCAACTATTGCATGCTCAAAAATGGCCCTGTTGGGTCAGCTGCTCCACCCTCGTCAGTTTGTGAACTCCCTGGCCCACTGCATCATGGGAATAATCGTTGCTTGGTGCTGTGCCGGCACTATCGGGGGCAGATATGAGACGATCGGCTCCCCTTGCACACAGGGTGATGGGTAAGCAGCTATCATGTACAACTCATCATGTTGAGCGTTACGTACTTCATCCACAGTCTAATGCCCTCTATTTGTTTTCAGCACTGACAGTTCCCCTCAGATGTGTCTGAATGAATATCACCTCATCCTTCTGTTGGCTGGAGCCTTTGTTGGATTCTCTCACAGTCTGCTTGGTGTTATCTCCAACATTAACTATGTCTCTTTTCACACTGTTCAGGTATGTGACACGAGTTTGCTCATTTATCTGACTGATGATGATGCAACAATTTAAGTTCTGTTTTTGCCTGAATGGCTCAAACAACGACTTTCTTGCATACATCCGTGCTTACTTTTGAGTTTAAATAAAGTGTGTTATGCGATGACCTTACACCTATTGGTGtctggtgagggggggggggggtctagccAATTGTGAGTTGTAACaattcaataaaataatacatcagTTGCAGACAAACATTGTTTAAAGACTGCCTTTCGGTTTCATTtaggatttttttaaaaaccaacaATGCAATAACCgccgtcttttttttaatggttgatGATACGTGTTGATCTTAATACTGTTATTTCCCCCCAGCAATACAAATACCTTCGTTTTAAAGGATCCCTATCTTTTGTGGTGAAGTGCAGCGCTGCTCAAGCACTTTACTCGGTCAGGAACTACATTGTTGTGTATTTCTTTTTGGGTAAGTGATCTTTGTCTATAAATTAAACTTTAATATCACAGAGCTCTCATAAGAAACTGCGATAGGAGTTGAAACTTGCATGATTTCTCTCAAAGTATCTTTCTCAACATGCTTTTATTTGTTGTACCTgagctctttttttatttagttctttCAATTTATTAACAGGATATATTCCAAAAGCATGGATTTGTAAAACACTAAATCTTCATTTGAACAGGTTAGTGATCAAGtaaattttatttgtatagcgtAAAATCATATATGGCCTTATAATATGGCCTGAATTACTGTATTCATGTCTgatctccacctccagctctgttcaccctctggacaGCATAGCTGGACTGCTGGACCTCTCCCTGCTTTACCACCAGTGGATCAGTGCCGGCTTCCTTCTCTTCACATGGAACATCACACTGCTGCTTTTTAGGATATTTGTCACTGAGGTATGTGAATCAATAACAGACTAAATGTATACAATACCTAATATTGCAAAACCTAAGGTCTCACTGTGCTGCTGAAGTGTTTTGTTGATCAACATTTTATTTCCCATTCTTGAGCACATCCAAAGGCCAGCTGGCTGTGCTGATCACCAAATGATTGTTTGGACTGGGCCCAGTTCTGACGATCTCATTTTACTTTAATTTGACCAGTTTCTGAATCTAATTGGTTTAAAAGTATAGTGTTTTGTTGCAGAGAGATGACTTATGAATTATTTAGAGACACTAGGGGGCAATGTTGTCATTACTTTGAGTTCTCACGTCTCCGAAGAGCACCAGACCAGTTAAATGTACACTAAAAGGAGAGTGACTTTTAAGGTAATATGGCATCTAATGCGTTTCCTATTCTATGCAGGTGTACAGTTTTCCTGTGCAGTCATCTTTTACGGAGGAAGCCCATCAGTGTCTCCCTAAAGTTCTTACAGACAAGCAACCAATGATACTGAAGGTGGATAACATGCATGATTTCCCTCGTCATTGTGCTTCCTGCTAATCGCACATGGGTGTTGTAACATGTTGTTCCCCAAATGTTAGTTCCTCGCTCTGCAGGACGTTGCTCTGCTGTCTCAACAGTCCCCATCAAGACGCTGTGAGGTCTTCAGTCTGAGTCAGCCAGGTCTGTTTTGTTGTCTACATAGACAAGTGGTCCTACACTTGACACAATAAGCttacaacaaaatatatttttttcccagGTGGCCATCCTCACAACTGGAATGCCATCAGTAAGGAGTGTCTGTCTCTGCTGACTGATCTGACCCAGAGACTCGTAGCATACCATGACACTGTAGCAACCAATGGCAGGGCCAAGTCGCTGTCTACTGGGAGTGATAGGAAGACTTCCTCTGAGACGTCATGTATGCTGCTATAAAACATAAAATCATGTCATTTCTTTTGCACGGTTTCCTTTATCTTTTCATATTTTTCTATCTTAAAGTTACCTCAACCCCAGAAGATCTGATGAGCCCGAGGCCCACTTTACTGCTGAGAACTCCAGCTTCTGTCTTTGCACGCTCCTTTGTTGGCAACCCGCACAGCCCTCTGACGGCCCCATTCACTCCTGACCTGGACAgccctttttcttctcctgcccTGCGCCGTCTCACTGCCCCTTTAGACCAATGCTCGCCGTGGTTTGGAATGGTGCAAAGCCCACACATCATGAGGAGAGCCCCAAAGCTCTGGTCCACCCCCACAGGTGAGAGGACGAATGGAAGACTTCGGGTCACTACGATCAAACAGACACTTAAAGGTCCATTTTTAGCCAGTAAATGACAAGTTTACTATATGATCTGGGTTTTTTTCTAGAGCtctaaaaataatttaaagttAATTGTGAGGTGTATTTTGTACCTTTTCTATATTCTGTATGTATTTCCCTCAAATGATTGAACATTGCTGACATGATGTCAACTTATAGGTCAGGGTATCATTGCGTAAATTTAGTAGCAGAGTTTTTTTTGCCTATTCCCACTTTTTTAGTGACCATCTCTCTGTGCAGATTCAGAGGTCAACGGCAGTCCCCCGGCATCCCCAGCCTCAGTTCCCAGTCCCAAGCAGGAGTCGTTCAAACCAAGTCGCCTGGCGCTGTTCCTTCAGAACAGAAAAGAACAGGTACGTCAGTCTTGTTGTAACAACACAGGATGACAATATACAATAGATTGACTTCAGGCTTTTTATACTTGACATTTATTAACATTGGACAAACAATACTTGACTTACAGCCGTCTTGTcagatcttttatttttttaatttccaaaaCCAATCTGACGTGATTTCTGCAGTGATTGGCCAGCAAGTGCACAGATTTTAAAATCGACAAAGCCAATCACCTCTGTGCTGACAGAGGGATGAGACGGAAGGAGTATGAACAAAATGAAGAACCTAACTAACCTACTTACTGATGAGTACCTCTGCTCTATACTGTAGCCGCCACATCATCGGCTTTGGTTCTGATGGTGTGTTCCTCCGTCTGTGTCATAGTTTGTTTGCCCACTGTTAAGTCTATAAAGTCTGTAAAGTAAATATATCTAGATTTGTGTTCCATTTCTTTATGTAGTTTTGAAAGCAAAACAACTTTTTACTTAATTGTCCCATTCAGGTTAAAAATTTCTTGGCAAAACGCGTGCTgataatgtatttgtttaacAAGGTAAGGGTGTGTGGCATGTGCATGCTGTCTTGGTGAGAGACCGAGGGGCTCCCTGCATGCTCCCATCTGACACAGGAGACTTTCATTTAGTTTTAGTAGATCTAACAACCTCACCCTCAAATAATCACTAATTTAACTTCTTGTGCACACATTACTAATATAGCTCTTTTCCAGTCACCTAGTGTTTACCATATAATGTTACTAATTACTTAAAGTTTGATTTAAGGAGTTGGGTAACCCACTTGTCTTGCAAGTCACTTGAGGACTATAAAACCAGTGTTTGTACCAATCAAATGTTGAATAATCATGTCCTAGTTCTATCAGGACAGGAGTGTGAGCTGCTGGTGAGTTTTCTGACTGACGTTGCACTATTTCCTATTAGTAGAAACTAGTTTAGTCTGCTTTGCTTCCTGAGGTGCACATATCTTCTTTTGATGATCACACATGCATGTTGCAATGTAGTCTCATTAAAACCTGCCCAATCTAACAACTTCCTGATTCACCCGTCTACTATATATGCATTTGTCTGTTCAGTAGAAAGCTCGTATAAGTTAACGTTGTCTCTTGCAGCTTCCAGAAGCCTCCAGTCAAGCTCTGTTTGCAGACAGCCAGGCTCACATCTGGGCTTTAGAAGGTGGGAAGAGATGTTggactttattttcatttgatatGGGTGTCACCTGTTCTTTTTAATCcaacatgtatattattatgttgTCTAATCTCCTCCAGGGCTGTCTTACCTTGTGCAAGCCTCCTTCTCAGAAGACCAGTTTGGTGTTGTACAGACTACATTACCCAGTATTCTCGGTTGCATGCTGGTCTTACAAGAGGTACCGGAGCCACCCTGAGACCACACATCGGCATAGCAACAATGACTTACAAACAATTACCTGCCATCACATTTGCTAGCCCAGCCGTATTGTACCGAGTGTGGGGAAAGACTTTAGTACAAACCTCGTGATGAACGTTGTGCCTTAAAGACACGCACACATTTGTGGAGTGCTTTGTGCTTGCTAAGAAGGAAAATGAGAAAAGTTAAAGGGGCGATTTCATCTGAATTCATCTTTCCTTTATCTACATGGCATAAACTGAGTCAGCCAGATAAGTGAGAATTTCTCTATCTTTgctaaatgtcttgttttttaaCATTCACTCTGTTGATGCAAGTCAGGCTCAATTTAAAAGTGCTACATTTTTGTGTACATATTGACCCCTGACAGCAGTTGCTTCCTGTCCTACTTGTTTTCAGGCAGTAGATCGACACTTCAAGCTGCCTCACGCCTCCAGTAAACCCGTCCGGTCGGCCAGCGGCATGGGAGACTCCGCCTACAAGACACTGCGCTTTGCTCTCAGGGCCACTCTCAAGACTGCCATCTACAGGATAACAACCACTTTTGGAAATCACTTAAAGTAAGACCTGTCATTCAATTGTACTATCTTCATTGTcctaaaaataatataatgcGTATTggtcatctaaaaaaaaaaaaatctatctttttttaaatcctcagTGCTGTTCAGATGTCTGCAGAGCACCGGAAAAGATTGCAGCAGTTTCTGGAGTACAAGGAATAACACCACTGACGCTCTTGTGTTGTCAGATTCTTctcgtgatgtgtgtgtgtgtgcgtgcatattAGCAGAATTGAGGCAACAAGTGAAAGCCCATGACAGTGCCTCTTTTAATATGTATGTCTGCACCATGTCAGTGCGGATTGTATCCGATAGGCTAGATCACATCTCCACCATGCGCGCGGCGCGGGCTTCCTGCCCACCTGACGCACTGAAACAGGTTGGAAGCCCAACTGTGTTTGAGAGATTTAAACTAGCTCACTGTATCGATGAGCAACTCGTCCCAAAGACATTTGCTTTATTTGTATTACCATGAAGTCGTATCGAGTCATAATaattatcatataataataatcatattttaCTTTCATAAATTGGGATGAGTTGTAAAGGGTTATTTGCGCTACATTGGTTCTAAATCATGTACATGTTCTTTTGGTCTCACACTCCATCGGCTGTCTTATGGAATCGCCATCGTTGCGATTTCAAAGCATTTAGTATTTTTGCGTGAGGAGTAAGACGGATGAGATGTCAGTGATGAGAAAGAAGCCGTGTCCTCGAGTGTCACAAAGTGTCTGAAATGTGTTctggaaatacatatatttttttttacaactggTTTTGTTCTAAACACCAGCCTGGAGAACGAGTTTACTGTTATCTGTGCGAATCAGTTCAGGTTCTCCAACTATAAAATGCACCAGTCAGACGCGACTGTTTGTACATGTCAACTATTTGTGTTCGTCAGTTTTGTTCATGTTAAAAAAAGGTCTCTTTCACGTCAGATCAAGGATGGAGATTTGGTGTGACTGATAACAAGTGTGGGGAATATGCTTTGATTGTCACCGCCAACGAGTACCGAGTTTAAATTCCCACTCAAGAGACCTGTTGAATATAAACATTGTCAAGATCATGGCAGGTTTCTTTTCTTGCCTGAAACGAGCTGGTCTTGACTTCTGTAGACGGATCAAGTTTTAATGGGGAAGAACATGAGAAGCTCTTGTCGAGAGGTACTGAAGTGGTCCCTGGTTGCACACTGGGAACAGCTCGAAGAAAAAAGGTGCTTGAAACATCCATTAATACAAAAAGCCTTTTCTTCCACAGACTTGAATCTTTGATGGAATGGCACAGGTGCTATTTTATTCAGATGTCCCCGGGGGCTTTGacagtgagccagcatgcacAGCACCAGAAGTACCTCCAGGAAATTCAGCCATCATTAATTGTATTTTTCGACAACTGTTTTCCTGCCAAAACATCCTgccaaaataattattttatatgttgcaTATGTTTGACAAATGTATTATAGGGCAAATTaatttgaaagcaaagttgtcCATTGACGTTAGTATAACAGGAGGTATCGCCATAATGCCATTTACAGAAAAGTCCTAATTGTAGCCAAGATTTGGGCTAGTCGTGCGTTTGAGCTTTAACTACACAGGGATGGTCCGACGAAAGATGCTAGTaagttgcatcatgggaaacgtaGGATCTGGTGTTTTTGGGGTTGAGGTTATTTTAGACTGCTGCACAGATGTTGACTTTTCTGAAGTGCAGTAATAAATCACTTTCATTATCCCTTATGCTGTCAAACTGGTGATCAGTCTCCACAGATAACAGCATAAGACCTCTTCTGAGAATCAatatggctgtgtctactaccgcgcacttcacgaagtacactgcaatgcagtgcactgaattgctgataagtgctgtctcaaatggaacacttacgttaaccacttggcggaagtgacggacgcaaatctgttcacggcacccgcgaaattaagccgggagtgacgtatgcaaatctgcttgcgataccctaacccttaaactgacaaaattaatgtacttcttgccctcttgttgtcccttgtttacccctctctccaccccatgtggaaactgcgatacctccacaatcgcggcaggagcctccgccttctggctgaagtcgagatggtatatgtaaatttaattgtgtgattttgccttaccttcacagcatagcttcatgtagtagttgcaattaaattctcctagctaggtatgctaaattctcaattatctttgtcagaagtagccttcttctttgcaatccacatacacaccatatggaaataaaacatgacaaatctgtacatgcttgtccctagattccaattagttttaagaattatccactgaaatgataggcatcatctgcttgaattcacacagtaataggcctactttgactgactgtacttttatacacatctctgatGTAGTTAAGttgaccctgatacaggaatca
This portion of the Pseudoliparis swirei isolate HS2019 ecotype Mariana Trench chromosome 8, NWPU_hadal_v1, whole genome shotgun sequence genome encodes:
- the ndc1 gene encoding nucleoporin NDC1 isoform X3, with translation MFSTEQSCWFIRKVVCWRAVASIAWAVLLLLPITAIFVILSRFSLLHPIQTSSECLSFLTCASAIFSLILMCGVIIMVGFLNLEYYTVIPTIACSKMALLGQLLHPRQFVNSLAHCIMGIIVAWCCAGTIGGRYETIGSPCTQGDGTDSSPQMCLNEYHLILLLAGAFVGFSHSLLGVISNINYVSFHTVQQYKYLRFKGSLSFVVKCSAAQALYSVRNYIVVYFFLGYIPKAWICKTLNLHLNSSVHPLDSIAGLLDLSLLYHQWISAGFLLFTWNITLLLFRIFVTEVYSFPVQSSFTEEAHQCLPKVLTDKQPMILKFLALQDVALLSQQSPSRRCEVFSLSQPGGHPHNWNAISKECLSLLTDLTQRLVAYHDTVATNGRAKSLSTGSDRKTSSETSFTSTPEDLMSPRPTLLLRTPASVFARSFVGNPHSPLTAPFTPDLDSPFSSPALRRLTAPLDQCSPWFGMVQSPHIMRRAPKLWSTPTVTISLCRFRGQRQSPGIPSLSSQSQAGVVQTKSPGAVPSEQKRTASRSLQSSSVCRQPGSHLGFRRAVLPCASLLLRRPVWCCTDYITQYSRLHAGLTRGSRSTLQAASRLQ
- the ndc1 gene encoding nucleoporin NDC1 isoform X2, producing the protein MFSTEQSCWFIRKVVCWRAVASIAWAVLLLLPITAIFVILSRFSLLHPIQTSSECLSFLTCASAIFSLILMCGVIIMVGFLNLEYYTVIPTIACSKMALLGQLLHPRQFVNSLAHCIMGIIVAWCCAGTIGGRYETIGSPCTQGDGTDSSPQMCLNEYHLILLLAGAFVGFSHSLLGVISNINYVSFHTVQQYKYLRFKGSLSFVVKCSAAQALYSVRNYIVVYFFLGYIPKAWICKTLNLHLNSSVHPLDSIAGLLDLSLLYHQWISAGFLLFTWNITLLLFRIFVTEVYSFPVQSSFTEEAHQCLPKVLTDKQPMILKFLALQDVALLSQQSPSRRCEVFSLSQPGGHPHNWNAISKECLSLLTDLTQRLVAYHDTVATNGRAKSLSTGSDRKTSSETSFTSTPEDLMSPRPTLLLRTPASVFARSFVGNPHSPLTAPFTPDLDSPFSSPALRRLTAPLDQCSPWFGMVQSPHIMRRAPKLWSTPTDSEVNGSPPASPASVPSPKQESFKPSRLALFLQNRKEQLPEASSQALFADSQAHIWALEGLSYLVQASFSEDQFGVVQTTLPSILGCMLVLQEAVDRHFKLPHASSKPVRSASGMGDSAYKTLRFALRATLKTAIYRITTTFGNHLNAVQMSAEHRKRLQQFLEYKE
- the ndc1 gene encoding nucleoporin NDC1 isoform X1 translates to MFSTEQSCWFIRKVVCWRAVASIAWAVLLLLPITAIFVILSRFSLLHPIQTSSECLSFLTCASAIFSLILMCGVIIMVGFLNLEYYTVIPTIACSKMALLGQLLHPRQFVNSLAHCIMGIIVAWCCAGTIGGRYETIGSPCTQGDGTDSSPQMCLNEYHLILLLAGAFVGFSHSLLGVISNINYVSFHTVQQYKYLRFKGSLSFVVKCSAAQALYSVRNYIVVYFFLGYIPKAWICKTLNLHLNSSVHPLDSIAGLLDLSLLYHQWISAGFLLFTWNITLLLFRIFVTEVYSFPVQSSFTEEAHQCLPKVLTDKQPMILKFLALQDVALLSQQSPSRRCEVFSLSQPGGHPHNWNAISKECLSLLTDLTQRLVAYHDTVATNGRAKSLSTGSDRKTSSETSFTSTPEDLMSPRPTLLLRTPASVFARSFVGNPHSPLTAPFTPDLDSPFSSPALRRLTAPLDQCSPWFGMVQSPHIMRRAPKLWSTPTDSEVNGSPPASPASVPSPKQESFKPSRLALFLQNRKEQVKNFLAKRVLIMYLFNKLPEASSQALFADSQAHIWALEGLSYLVQASFSEDQFGVVQTTLPSILGCMLVLQEAVDRHFKLPHASSKPVRSASGMGDSAYKTLRFALRATLKTAIYRITTTFGNHLNAVQMSAEHRKRLQQFLEYKE